Proteins from one Cryptomeria japonica chromosome 4, Sugi_1.0, whole genome shotgun sequence genomic window:
- the LOC131053460 gene encoding uncharacterized protein LOC131053460: MGYEGKGLGKHGQRIQEPIQPIMKPKHEGLGYDKKDSSEVASISGSSKSTERIQNNRRRTALHLASLKGSTHICQLLVDCGVSLTAKDINGKTALHYAFEGRTDKVIDVGIEIAQTLLSRCDKKSVYEFVNAVDESGKTALHSASENGKAVICELLVDRGASVNAQDKDGMTTLHYAFEGGIDKDIDVATETAQALLGKCPVESIYEFVNATDVRWRTALHRASEKGNACICELLLGSGALATAQDEKGMTALHYAFEGGFDKDIDVGIDIAGTLLHSCNEKSLYEFVNAVDKRGRTALHSASEKGNACICGLLVDHGASVMAQDERNMTPLHYALDGRFDEVIDALLKSSRATKSLNLKDNRGYTPLGVALTNMDHKSTVKLLLQSKEP, encoded by the exons ATGGGTTATGAAGGAAAAGGATTAGGAAAGCATGGGCAAAGAATTCAAGAGCCCATTCAGCCTATTATGAAACCAAAGCATGAAGGTCTCGGATATGATAAGAAAGATAGCTCAGAAGTGGCTAGTATTTCAGGTTCGAGCAAATCAACAGAAAGAATACAAA ATAATAGACGGAGGACTGCTCTTCACCTCGCTTCATTGAAAGGAAGCACACATATTTGTCAACTGCTTGTTGATTGCGGTGTTTCATTGACTGCTAAAGACATAAATGGTAAGACAGCCCTGCACTATGCATTCGAAGGACGGACTGATAAAGTGATAGATGTTGGTATCGAGATTGCACAAACTTTGCTAAGTAGGTGTGACAAGAAAAGTGTATATGAGTTTGTAAATGCCGTGGATGAGAGCGGAAAGACTGCTCTTCATAGTGCTTCAGAGAATGGAAAGGCAGTTATCTGTGAACTGCTTGTTGATCGTGGTGCTTCAGTAAATGCTCAAGACAAAGATGGTATGACCACCCTGCACTATGCATTTGAAGGAGGGATTGATAAAGATATAGATGTGGCTACAGAAACTGCACAAGCTTTGCTAGGCAAGTGTCCCGTTGAAAGTATTTATGAATTTGTTAATGCTACAGATGTGAGATGGAGGACTGCTCTCCACAGAGCTTCAGAGAAAGGAAATGCATGTATCTGTGAACTGCTGCTTGGTAGTGGTGCTTTAGCGACCGCTCAAGACGAAAAGGGTATGACAGCCCTGCACTATGCATTTGAAGGAGGTTTTGATAAAGATATAGATGTTGGGATAGATATTGCAGGAACTTTGCTACACAGTTGTAATGAGAAAAGTCTATATGAATTTGTCAATGCAGTAGATAAGAGAGGGAGGACTGCTCTTCACAGTGCTTCAGAGAAAGGAAACGCATGCATTTGTGGACTGCTTGTTGATCACGGTGCTTCAGTGATGGCTCAAGACGAAAGGAATATGACACCCCTGCACTACGCACTTGATGGAAGGTTTGATGAAGTCATAGACGCACTACTGAAAAGTTCGCGTGCTACTAAATCACTTAATTTGAAAGACAATAGAGGGTACACACCTTTAGGTGTAGCTCTTACCAATATGGATCATAAGTCAACAGTGAAGTTGTTATTACAATCAAAAGAGCCCTAA
- the LOC131053459 gene encoding uncharacterized protein LOC131053459, which yields MNYETTAKLILKPEEPKAYLDIALPQMDYVSTAKLLSKLKKLEAYFNKVDQEQLLRNSLILGSVNIVHKLFKKGIKQLAVDEDGKTTLHLAAMCDDQKKAIKIIYVIIGEIFSLDVKTMIAKRDKAYRTVLHDAALKGHKELCLGLLNINSDLIYAKDRDGRNPLYC from the coding sequence ATGAATTATGAGACAACGGCGAAATTGATATTGAAGCCAGAAGAGCCAAAAGCTTATTTGGATATAGCTCTTCCCCAAATGGATTATGTGTCAACAGCAAAGTTGCTATCAAAGTTAAAAAAGCTAGAAGCTTATTTTAATAAAGTGGATCAGGAACAACTCCTACGCAACTCTCTAATTCTTGGTTCTGTAAATATCGTCCATAAGCTGTTTAAAAAGGGAATAAAGCAGCTAGCTGTCGATGAAGATGGGAAAACAACTTTGCATTTGGCCGCTATGTGCGATGAtcaaaagaaagcaattaaaattatTTATGTCATAATAGGCGAAATTTTTTCTCTGGATGTTAAAACAATGATCGCCAAGCGCGACAAAGCATATAGGACTGTACTCCATGACGCGGCTTTGAAAGGACATAAGGAGCTTTGCCTAGGCCTTCTTAACATTAATTCTGATCTAATATATGCCAAAGATAGAGACGGTCGAAACCCATTATACTGTTGA
- the LOC131053458 gene encoding uncharacterized protein LOC131053458 has translation MNVLYDFHRYWCTYGPKDYKKKDAKPFDPSSIPKSGKGSRPGRVHTHHGFTCHFSTRIMVCKPNHVLIWYYQVQHVDKEGIPCHGQVNNEFLGMRSFFAPYISEQLHQCVESLLLLGMPVDAVHKKHKQMVHEKMTIFEGQSSRDNFLTMDGIANIDSKIKTLRYMFHSIDVISVQQWVLANTEKWFAYQEYSAIDDGDGEVPFVLGIDQLPKQLEWMLQYGHNNILAMDSTFGTNAMKFQLYTMLIFDSKHMGVPVAWVIMSRSYAHDIAYWMHILLQRVHMKNIEWSLNAFMVDDAGAEIKAIRRAWLKNLIAKVKEIAVRQEMFDRLGFIMHHSMDEDSARNAIHIFIEDFKDTQLSFIEYFKGRWSNRFIMWARCFHTLKHARQETNGTIESYYSHLKRRFLKTIERATSRRVDWLVHQLTTHVYIYYWWVQVSKKNGFYRKFDIEKIENISWVRALKILDDHVTLNDIDDRTTWVTSERNSGLRYEVIKEFGRIIDNENCQLLEDNSMHTQTIDNRDEHAMT, from the exons ATGAACGTTCTTTATGATTTCCATAGGTATTGGTGCACATATGGACCAAAGGACTACAAGAAAAAAGATGCAAAGCCTTTTGATCCTTCTTCAATTCCCAAATCAGGGAAAGGTAGTAGACCTGGTCGAGTACATACACATCATGGTTTTACTTGTCATTTTAGCACACGAATCATGGTTTGTAAGCCAAACCATGTATTGATATGGTACTACCAAGTTCAACATGTGGACAAGGAAGGCATACCTTGTCATGGTCAAGTGAACAACgagtttttgggaatgaggtctTTCTTTGCACCATACATTAGTGAGCAATTGCATCAATGTGTGGAGTCATTACTTTTGCTTGGCATGCCCGTAGATGCAGTGCATAAAAAACATAAGCAAATGGTGCATGAGAAAATGACCATATTTGAGGGTCAATCTTCTAGGGATAATTTTCTCACCATGGATGGTATTGCAAACATTGATAGCAAAATTAAGACATTAAGATACATGTTTCATAGTATTGATGTTATTTCAGTGCAACAATGGGTTTTAGCAAACACCGAAAAGTGGTTTGCATATCAGGAGTATAGTGCCATTGATGATGGAGATGGGGAAGTCCCATTTGTACTAGGGATTGATCAATTGCCAAAACAACTTGAGTGGATGCTTCAATATGGCCACAACAATATATTGGCCATGGATTCTACATTTGGTACAAATGCGATGAAG TTTCAATTGTATACAATGCTTATATTCGATTCCAAGCATATGGGTGTTCCCGTGGCATGGGTCATTATGTCTAGGTCTTATGCTCATGATATTGCATATTGGATGCACATTCTTCTCCAACGGGTTCACATGAAGAATATTGAGTGGAGTCTAAACGCATTCATGGTGGATGATGCAGGTGCTGAGATAAAAGCGATCAG ACGTGCGTGGCTAAAGAACTTGATTGCAAAGGTCAAAGAGATTGCAGTTAGACAAGAGATGTTTgatagacttggatttatcatgcaTCATTCAATGGATGAAGATTCAGCAAGGAATGCAATTCATATATTTATTGAAGACTTTAAAGATACACAACTCTCATTCATTGAGTATTTTAAGGGAAGATGGTCCAATAGATTCATTATGTGGGCTAGATGTTTTCATACACTAAAGCATGCAAGGCAGGAGACAAATGGTACCATAGAGTCCTACTACTCACACCTAAAGAGACGATTCTTGAAAACAATCGAGCGTGCTACAAGTCGTCGTGTTGATTGGTTGGTACATCAGCTAACAACACATGTTTATATCTATTACTGGTGGGTGCAAGTCAGCAAAAAGAATGGCTTTTATAGGAAATTTgatattgagaagattgaaaaCATATCTTGGGTTCGAGCCTTAAAAATTCTAGATGACCACGTTACATTAAATGACATTGATGATCGCACAACATGGGTGACAAGTGAAAGAAATTCTGGTTTGCGATATGAG GTAATTAAAGAATTTGGTAGGATTATAGACAATGAAAATTGTCAACTCTtggaggataattctatgcataCACAG aCCATTGACAATAGAGATGAACATGCAATGACATAA